Genomic segment of Hydra vulgaris chromosome 08, alternate assembly HydraT2T_AEP:
ATATGTCGTAGCCTAGATCCTTCCCTACACTTTAAACTTTAACTTCGAAACGAGTtttgaaatttacaaaatatatgaaggttagaacaaaatatattttcaaataaatgtttttttattaatttaaaaaaattgtcacgTGACTGAAGTCTTGTGTCTCGTGTCATCACAATCTTACCGGAGTTCAGATTTCCCATGAAAAGCGATGTTTTGTAGTAgatgtaaaattaataaaagctaaTTTGATAAAGAAATTAACCACGTGTAAAAACTATGAAGGGATTTCTAGAAAAAATAtggtaatatttataaaatattaacagttttaatttaaaatgcagcaatttcaataaaatataaatgcaataaCTAAGGAGGAATCAAATTTAAGGTGGCTCAGGTTAAAAAAATCACTTCTGCATTTTAATggtaaatgtttcaaaataactttaattaaagaataattttcttGCCCATAAATACATAGCCAAGTCAgcaaaaaatcagaaaaatatgcatacacttttaaaacattgtaaCTTATCATGTAAACTTATCATACCTTATCATGCGAAGGGAATGAATGAATTCAGAGAAATTTCTAAGAACCAACTAGACAAAATAGTAATTGATTTAAAAGACGAAAAAAGTATGTGTGAAGATATGAAtgtaccaatttttaaaaaagtctacCCAGTCATTAGTTTAAATTTgctgaaaataattaatttatctttaagaGCAGGTTTTGTACCAGATATGTAAACATCAACCTCTTTGCAAATGACACATTAGTTTGCATTGAAGGTAATAATTATGAAGAATCCATgatgaaattatatttagacTTGGAAGTAGTTGCTACCTGGTTTAGTGGAAATGGACTGAAACTGAATGCAAGTAAGTCGATGGGTATTCTGATTACAAGCTCTAAAGTGAAATACTTGAGTATCACTGTAAAATATTCtaacataaatatcattttGGAAAATGAAAGAGTTAAATTCAGTGAATGTGTCAAATACCTGGGTATTAAAATTGACAATATGTTGAATTTTTCtgaacatattaaatatattgcagATAAAATTACTAAGATTACTGGGTATTTTCCCAGAGTTGCTAAATATCTGACTAGGTGGACAAAaacgttaatttttaaaacacttattgCACCTCATTTCAATATTGTGCTTCATTATTCTTAGATGCAagtataaatgatataaaaatacttcaGAAGTTACAAAACAAAGCTATGAGAACGATCTTGAAATGTGACTGGTTCACACATAGTAAAGACATGTTGATTCGATTAGACTGGCTATCtgtaaaagaaaatattcaagTGAAAGTATTGACATTTATACGCAATACAATTCAATTACAGAAAATGGATGCCTTCcaagaattttgtaaaataagcAGTGAAATGCATAATTATTGCACAAGAAATGCAGCAAAGTATcacttaaaaattcaaaacaagaaaAGTGGACAAAAGTCAATCCTTTGCAACGGTataaaattatgcaataaattaCCGAATGAATCGAAGTTGCTAGGCAAGAAAGCATTCAAGAAGTTAGTTGTGAAACGCAAGGGATGTTTGTAAATAGCAGTTTCGCGGAATCTGAACTCtctttattgtgatttttattgtgattttaaatagcatttaaatgagctaaatatatatatattaaataaactctCAAAATATACATTCAATGAgcttaaaaatttcagaatatgTTGCCAACATAAAAGGACTGTTGCAAAATTTAATTacgaaaatttttatatcaaaattggTAGATAAAAACAATAGAAGCAAAACAGAAATccattttttattcaagaaatGATTCAAAACTTGAAATATTACCATGAGCTTTATGTAATTCTGCTACAGTCCCTTAAGTAATTGTTAAGGAGCACACCCTGAAAATTTTAAGCTAATTGATATCttagtttttaagaaaattcattataatatttgtgcaatatggaaaaaaacagtcctttaaaatcaaatttaaaaaatacactgtCAAGTTTTTAGGTTGCAAAAGCAATAAGTACTAAATTAATTAGGTACTAATGGAATATAGCTCACTAAAAAGACAGGAAATCACTGTTGCTAGGGGCATTGCTTTAGAAAGACTGTAccttggaaaaaaattttataatattgaactTAAATGTATAGAAATGTCTATATTTTCTGaatctaaaatttcaagttgtataacataaaacaaaatttcagtttctttaacCTATGAGCCAtcttaaaaacctttattttttcttgtaattggTGACAAAGCTGATTTACTTTTATCATAGAATTCTTTTCTAGTTATACACTTCTTTTCTACATGTTTACATGATTTGTAAAGCAATAGTTTTGGGAGTATTGttgaaatactttaaaacatagtttttaaaacatttatataccaGCCAAATATATGAGACATGATTTGCTACTTTAAAActtgaaagaaaaatacaattttggctcaggttttaaaaagaacttgttGTTTCAGATAATGATTCGTGGAATCTGtggtaataaattttaacatttctaCCAAATgaattagttatatatatttttataatttttggagCATTAAGTTTATGAATCAGTTGACTTGCCTTttagaaaatgaaatttataataatatttgggaaaaactttgtgataagaaatatcatttttatttcatttttattttacaggaaaaaaaaatgaaaaagatgaaGAAACTTTGAAATCTACTCTTAACGTTAGAAGTGGTCCATTGGGATACGCAAAACTTCATGATGCAGTTTTCTCCAAAAACCCTAATAAGATTAGGCAATTACTTGAATATGGAGCTGATGTAAATTTGATGTCAGATGGTGGTTATACACCACTGCATATAGCAGCATCTATAGATGCTTGCAGCTGCATTGAAGTGCTACTTGAATATAATGCTCGCACAACAATACGTGATGAAAATCAAAGAACACCACATGATACAGCAGTTTATTATGATTCTGTTAACTCTGCTAGACTCCTACTAAGTCATGGTAggtcattttaattaaatttttcatattttcatgtGCAAAGAGAGAATATGTCTAtggaaaaataatataagtaaagtTAATGGATTTTGAGGAtcatataattttgtaaaataatatgaaaataatttaataaaagtttattgaaatgtaaaacttatttatttagacaGTATAACATCATTAGGGTTTGAAcatcttataaataaatttgagtttGTTACAATATTAAAATCGCTAGGAACAGATTCATACATCAATTCGATTAATTCAGAGGCTTTCAGTAATGATTCATTAAATCATTAACATTGATTGTAAAATGAAGTTTCATCATATATgttaaattatgtaattaaaGTGATAAAGTTTACcaacttgaattaaattatattatgaaaaatattttgatgagaAAATTGTTCACATGATAAAGTATTTACATCATATCGGATCATAAAAACACATTTCATTTgtcttaaaattttgtttgaaaacgCATGTTTACTGAGTCAGTAGTTACTGTGTCAGTAGAGGAGGAACattctaaaaagatttttgtctAAATAGAAAATTGCAGTTCTACACCATTATATTCCAATCAAAAGTCAAAGAcaagcaaaaatatttagttttcaaTATATTCTCAGCTCCAAGTCCTATAGCCCAAGTAGAGCCCTGCTTTTGATTCTTTCTAGTTATAATCCAACAATAgttccaaatatttatattaatataacaacaaaaaaaaaatctattcttGGTTTgggaaaaataaaagatttaaacattatattaaaattgtgtacttttttattaatttcttgttaataattattattaataatgattataattattattttaatttttataatgatatgtattataaaataaggGATGTTGAGaaagttaaaaacaatatttatgcatcatattcttttttaaaatttaactttctccttgtcattaaacttttttgttttcctgatGCTAAACCATGCCTATCTTGTGAAGAATAAGCTTTTCTTGAAACTTCAGAACCAACTAAGATATGCTTTGCACTTAATCTTGTTAAAGAGTTCCTGACGAGATAAGCTCTTAGTAGCCGGAGGCTTATAGGATAGTAGATTATCCGAAACCAGCTCTTTTAATGTTTCAGACTCAATATTcgaatttttaatgtttgttaacTCTAATGcaatcatttattttgttaaccAGAGCAGCTGGAGgacttttttaacatttttatatcagCCCAACTGCTCTAGTTCATTTATCTTTCAAATTATCTACAaggaataataaaagaaattttactaGAAGAAGTCTTGAGCTGCAGCTTTTCCATTCTAACCATTAAATGTTGGTGGACTGTTTGTACTGCCATCTACTTGTTCTATAATATGGCACAAAAAAATCATTGCTGAAGTGTTAAACCAATTTTATGAATTGTTCTGCCAATTTTTCATTCCAGGcacaaaatgtatatatatatatatatatatatatatgtatatatatatatatatatatatatatatatatatatatatatatatatatatatatgtatatatatatatatatatatatatatatgtatatatatatatatgtatatatatatatatatatgtatatatatatatatatatatatatatatatatgtgtgtgtatatatatatatgcgtgtatatatatatgtgtatatatatatatatatatatatatatatatatatatatgtatatatatatatatatatgcatatatatatatgtatatatatgtatatatatatatatattatatatatatatatatacacatatatatacatatatacatatatatatatatatatatacatatatatatatatatatatacatatatatatatatatacatatatatattatatatatatatatatatatatatatatatgtatatatatttgtatatatcataatatatattaatattatatatatatatatatatatatatatatccttataacGTAGTCGAAAgagatttttatggtaaaaaaagtctcttttaacaacaattttgttgaATGTGCCGCTACATCAACTGTGGGTTTGGTTTGGACAGGCAATTTATCATTTAaggaaaaaactttattcatgtatttaaattttttctgttctGGTTTATAAGCGTTCTCTTTAAAACGACAGTTTAACATAGTCACATGAAATATATTGTCTGGAAGCAAACAATAGcactttgtttatgtttttgttcaATTAGTTACTTGTTTTCATTCTCTGGAAGGTGcacagtaaataaataaaaatatctcatAGCATAAAAAATATCTCTTTTATTCTAGTtacttttacattaaatttaaacaactgcaatttattttagtgaactgaatacagtttttttttattattcatttcttGCAAGCTTTACATCGTTAAAGAACTaaagatttattcaaaattacaTTGTCCCATGTCAATAAGATATTGtctaatattactaaaaaatgttcaaaagtcaatgaaataacttttcttcaGACTAACAAATGCCTTTAAAATGACAATGAAaatataagacaaaaaaaaaatacagattatatatatatatatatatatatatatatatatatatatatatatatatatatatatatatatatatatattcctataGTTTACGACTAAGGAAACGTGTTTGTGGTAAAAAATGGCTCTTCgcttgtttgtaaataattaaaaaatttttttttttcttttttggccttcaaaattaaaaaaaactaaaactgaCATTTTATGGTAAATACTTTGAGACGACCATGCAAGAGGcaagagtaaaaataaaataaaatagagtgctcaatattcTTAACAGAACAGAGCAATTAAAAATACTGGACTGATGAAGCAGGAGAAGCAGATGTAATGGTGCTGTGGCAGACAAAGTTGTGGGCTAAAACCATCATTGAATTGCCACATAAAGACAAGTTAAAAGCAAAGATTTTTTATCTGTATGATAACTATAGCACACTGTAGAAAAAAAGGTGCAaatcaaacaaagaaaaatgaaagaattttattgaAGTGTTAAAATAGTACTTTTTCATAGCACACTAAGATGCCCAGATGGAAAAAGAAGCCAACGTACCAAAAAAATGAAGGACAAAAATCCTAAACTTCTGAATGCTTTTTAATCTCAAAAAAAAGGTGTGTCTGGGTGGGGAAGATATGATCGACACAAGAAACGTAGAGCATTAAATAAAGAGAACCAAGGTCTTCTTGAGGTAAAATATGGATCAGAAGCAAAGCCTGTTTTCAATGATTGGTAAATCCTTTAGTCAACAGTCAAGAAATGAAAGTACGTATAGCAGTTCTATTGGTTTACCAGAAggtaaaaattttgaatgtaaTGTAAAAGTGAAGAGTTTGACAATAGTGGCAAATAAAAAAGACATGGTAACACTTCAGTTTCCGAAAAATATGTTAAAGAGGTTAAGTTGAAATTGTCAGCTGGCCAGAGAACAGCATTGATGGCTGCAGTTATATTAGGTGGTGGCACTGATTTGAAAAGTGTGACTCTGTTAAAGACAAATAGCAGAAGAGCAGATGAGgaatttttacaaaaagctcctcatataaaagcattttttactGTGCCAAAGTACGCCACACTTCACTGACAGAAAAATTGTACCTTTAGACTTGCCATAGCAGTTCTCATAGCAGGACTGCCAGCTCACATGGCAGAAAACTGTTTGGTGGTCCTGTCACAGCTGATGGCAATAGGACAACCCAAGAATCTGTTACCCATACTGCGATACAGAAGTCGAGTGTTGAAAATGCCAATGTAGGTCAAGTTTTTAACACAACTGCTTGTAATTCTAGTAGGAAGAATGGGGCCTGTGTCAAGTTGGAGGCATCACTAGGCAAAAAGGTAATCTACTTGTCAAATGATGTTGACACCAATTATTGGAAACAAATTTGTGTGCAGTTTGGCAGATATTATTTGATGCAACATCCAGCCCAGATACACCAGAATTTAAGGATTTTCAACTGCATAGGGACTCACTTGCTCAGTAATCGACCTACAAAAGGCTTGATCTTTGCAACCATAGAATAAAAAGTCAGCATGAAGTAGTTGCTTTTTTATGTGAACTGCTGTCTGTGCCTGAATCTGACGATGCGTCAGAAGGTGCAATGTCTTGTGACAACTACCAGGAAAGTACCTAGTTGAttagagttgcaaaaaaaaccgtttttttttaattgtgttttttttgcaaaaaaaacatgttttttttgtgttttttttgttttttatagttttttttgtttttttagactaaaaaaaattatttacttttatttaatttctatttttattataaatgtaatacaatatataatagtaacatgatatatgataaatatatagtacatcacttgaaaaatttatttttaattaacaaaagacTCTGTATTCTGGCTTTCTTGTTCATTAAGGTCTTCTATTGTAAAGTCAAATCTGTATTCTTCAGAGTCACTTGATACCTCTGACTCTAAACTCTGTGAAGTACCATTGTCCAGAAAAAATTCTTGGCTTTGACTTGTTGATGATTCTGCATtacattttagatttttgaGTTGTAAATTATGTGatataaatactaattttgAAGCTCTGTCATTTGTTAATCTATTCCGTTTTTGATTGTGGATTCAAGATTGTCTACTAAATGACCTTTCGACTGCAGCACTTGTTGGTggaagtaataaaattttacttgcAATATTTGATAGTATTGGAGCACAAGAACAACATATTCCCTTCCACCAACTTACAGGAGATTAATGTTTTACTGAAGCCCATATAAAAGGTTTTGCAAAAAGTCCTTCATTTGATCTATAATCAGCTATCTCACCCAAAATTTTGTCATCACATTCTTTAATAGAAGAATcaatttttcctaatttatgTAGCGTTTCAATGGCATCAAtctaaaaaagatgttttaaataaggcatcttaattcattttaaatataatttccttttttttcaattaatttaaatgaggATTAAATTCTGAAAATACTCACCATTTCATCTCCAGAGATATGACATCCTTTATAAGGTGGATCCACTAAATTTGCAGCAAGATGAATGTTTCGAATGTGAAATTTCCTTCTTTTGGCAATTATTTCCATCATAGCATTTTCCTCGCTTTTTAGAATTGGACTGCAAAGGATACTGTCTTGAAAAGACTTTTCTAAATCTGAAAATGCTTTTGCAACAATGGAAAGACTTAATTTATCTCCTTCAACTGCTGCAATGGCTATGGCTATTGGTTTTAATAACTTGATAAACCCATCCACTTTATCCCAGAATACTTCTGACAACAATAGGTTTTGAATAGGCTTAGCAAGAGATTTTGCTTCATCGTCAATAGCTAATCTCCGTAGTGCTAATCTGTTGTTATGAAGACTTTCCATACAATGTATAATTGAAGCCCATCtgaagaatatatttatttataattaaatatttatttgcctAATGTTATTTCCATACTAAGTATTATGatttataatgtaatataaatttttaaaaaatttataataatactttttatgttttattttttatgtttttatgtttaattttattataaaattaatttttaataaacctaGTTGTTACTGGAAGCTTTAGTGATTGTTGAATGATTTGTCCTGATTTCTGCTGATGTTGTTTTAACAAAGCTGATAAAATTTGAGAGTTCTTTATCCCTTTTACCACCATTGTGCAATTTCTTTGGGAATCTGCTATTGATTTCAAGTTACTCGCatcagtaaaaattaaatttaaggtATGTGCCAGGCATCCATAAGGATATATGTGAGGAAATTCAGTAACTATTAGTTGCCATGCTTTTTTCATATTGGCTGCATTATCAGTACAAACACCAAGAACTTTCATAGGTCCAACATcgcatattatttttttaactatatttgcCATATATTCGCCAGTATGACTTTCTGCGCCTAAATAAAGAGttatacatttaataattataataaactataaaaatttaaatatttttgaaaaactttacaactttggagaatataaaataaaacttgctaTCTGACAATTCTGAAGACatgataactaaaattaatctaaaaagaCTACCTGTTTCTATGCTGGTCCAAAATACAGGTTGAGGTACCGTTACAACAAAGTTAATGATTCCTTCATTCCTGTAAATAGTAAAATCTATCTTTATtactgatttttattatttatgaattatACACATGAAGTTAGAATGCACCTAAATTATATATGTGTAGCTTACATTGttacataattttgttatataacgTTTAAAAGTATCTAGGTATTGGATACTCCTATACTAGTGCACAAATCAGAACGTAGATAAATAGTCCTactattttaaatcatattttccTTGCCTGATATTGCTCCACCCATCACACAAAATTGCTACACTTAAAGCAGTTCCCACACGTTCTTTAACGGTAGTTGAGGTTTTATTATAAACCCTTTCAAGTAGGGAATTAGACAACATATCACGGTTAGGTAATTTAAATGCAGGTCTCAATTTTGCAAAGCTGTCTATCCatagtttattttcaaaaactcttaatGAGCGCCCAGTACCATAGGCAGCGCGTGCTAAATCCATTTGCGATTCATCCTGTAAAAACatgaaatttacaaaaattgttattacaaaaattacttatgtactaaataaagtttgctaaatatttaaaagtattaaatattctaaatataattCTTACTATTTGTTCATTAGTCATTTTGTCCGATAAAATGTaggatgcaattttatttttatgaggTGTGAATGGAACTCTTGTTGAAGAATGCAATCGTTTCAAGGGAGGCTTATCTGAATTGGTTTTATTTGGCTTACAGTCTCCAAACTTAGGGGTTGTAGACCTACTTTGGTTTCCACAACAGCTTGGGGTTCGAAAGAAGGACTCAATTGGAATTTGCAATATAGCAGatgataaacatattttttcctttttttccaTACATTGAATAGGTAAGTTTTCAGGAATATCTTCTTCCATCATTAATTCAGTTTGAACTTTCTTTTGTTTAAGAGGCATATcgttcaaatatttgttttttatttgatctcCACATTTTATACACTTTGCAATGTGCTCGGTCATTCGAGTTCCATTTTTTGATAGCTTTAAGCTGCAAAATTTGCATATAGCTTGTTGAATTTTAGAACCTCCAGATTCTAAAGGTGCCTCATTGAACAATGTAGCTACAAAACATTTCTTTCTGcctggcatttttttttttaaataaatataaacaatatttttaaaattgtttaatattaagtttttttcattagttatACAAACTTagttattgtgttatttttatttacttgaatactttttgaataaataaaattttagctatcTAATTGCAATTTgaataaacatttgaaaaaaatgatttaaattttctaaactcAAACGAATCCAagatgaaaaaacttataaaaaacaaaattaaatcttcaaaataaaccaaactatttcaattttaaattccaataattaaaactagttaaaatttcaattttaaactctgtttaaaattgaaatatataaaataaagaaataaactattaaaattttacaaaagtaataaacaaaagtaaataaaacattaaagtaaattttatataactgttggttcatttttgtattttgcaatgcagtgatatttcattcatttttatgaatgaaataacactgctgaaataacatttttatttcattcattcaGTAGTGTTATACTTACAATTAACTAGTAGCTACtagtatagtttttttgagatatattaaaaaaattacttaattttttttttgagatttaatactgttttttttttttatatgcattttatttaatagaaaacattCATATTTTGAAGGTTTAATGCCTCTGAAACTGTTTCACGTATTAttaatatcttaaatttaataaatactaaaaaaataaaaaataaaaaaaactataaaaaacagtttttaagaagaaaaaaaccgttttttttggGTTGCAACTCTATAAATTTGTAAGAAATATTATATAGGGTAAAATacattacatttaataaaaaacatgtatattttgAAGGTTTACTGACACTGTAACTTTTTAAAGGataattgatatataaaatttaatggacacctaaaaaaaacaaaaaaaaacattaaaaacatgtttttaggACAGGcctgttttttttgcaaaaaaaaacgcATGTTTTTTTTGAGTTGCAACTCTATAGTTGATACTGATACTTCTAGGAGAAAAACCTTATCATGGTGTACGATGGTTACAGCCTGGAGCATTTAGTCACACCCAATAGATAGCAACCATCCTATACAGTTCAAAGATGTAAGCATTCGGTGAACAGCTGAATTGTAACCAAGGTAAAATGGACAAGTTCCATGGCATTTGCTAGTTCAATGCCATTTTCTACATAAAGGCATGGATTTTCAGACTTTGTTGgaacaattacaaaaaacaaaatacatggtCAATACCTATTGCAAACAGTGGAATGGCACTGACATGATATCTGAAATTTCAAGAAGCCAACTTTGCGTGATTGTCCGGCCTAATTTTAGCTTATTGGTGCAGTGCACATCtcttgttgtttaaaatatgagTAAGcgttttaattttatgagctGTAAACCCTCAAGAAACCATTCCAGGactgttatataatatttgtaattgattatttgaataattagtAAAACAGTAAAATTTTCGACATTTTTGTACTTTTCATTGGGTTTTGGTGGCAAGgctaaacaaatatataaaaaaaaaaaaaattgttatcatAATTGTTAATCATAATGCAAAAAAGGGCAGGGAGCACAACTActcaaacattaatttttttggagcaacct
This window contains:
- the LOC136083034 gene encoding uncharacterized protein LOC136083034, which encodes MNEFREISKNQLDKIVIDLKDEKSMCEDMNSRFCTRYVNINLFANDTLVCIEGNNYEESMMKLYLDLEVVATWFSGNGLKLNANASINDIKILQKLQNKAMRTILKCDWFTHSKDMLIRLDWLSVKENIQVKVLTFIRNTIQLQKMDAFQEFCKISSEMHNYCTRNAAKYHLKIQNKKSGQKSILCNGIKLCNKLPNESKLLGKKAFKKICCQHKRTVAKFNYENFYIKIGKKNEKDEETLKSTLNVRSGPLGYAKLHDAVFSKNPNKIRQLLEYGADVNLMSDGGYTPLHIAASIDACSCIEVLLEYNARTTIRDENQRTPHDTAVYYDSVNSARLLLSHDSITSLGFEHLINKFEFVTILKSLGTDSYINSINSEAFSNDSLNH